Proteins co-encoded in one Thermodesulfobacteriota bacterium genomic window:
- a CDS encoding glycogen synthase, with amino-acid sequence MQVLYLTREYPPHVYGGAGVHVEHLAREMAHLATVEVKCFGDQQAPFDNPAVHGYPFTEGIFEGNPRRVKQALMTLATCLRFNAAPIEADVV; translated from the coding sequence ATGCAGGTCCTGTACCTGACCCGGGAATACCCGCCCCACGTCTACGGCGGTGCCGGCGTGCACGTGGAGCATCTGGCCCGGGAGATGGCCCACTTGGCCACCGTGGAGGTCAAATGCTTCGGCGACCAGCAGGCGCCCTTCGACAACCCGGCGGTGCACGGCTACCCCTTCACGGAAGGGATCTTCGAGGGCAACCCCCGGCGGGTCAAGCAGGCGCTCATGACCCTGGCCACCTGCCTGCGCTTCAACGCCGCCCCCATCGAGGCGGACGTGGTCC
- a CDS encoding DUF523 and DUF1722 domain-containing protein yields MKIAQPGARPAKDETMRIGVSACLVGNPVRYDGGHRLASFVAETLSRHCTVVPVCPEVECGLPVPRETMHLVGDPAAPRLVTTGTGIDHTERLLGWARQRLPELAADDLSGFIFKSRSPSCGVQRVKVLTGAAGFRRVGVGLFARQLMAHSPLVPVEEDDRLSDEAVRENFIERIFAGQRWRACRQKAMHRDGLAAFHASHQLQIMAHSEQHCRALGRLVATAGELPVVELFARYQALLCQALARLATRKKNAKVLQQMAGSLRRMLTAGEKAELRTSIDRYRAGTLPLAVPITLVGSLVRQHGVAALAGQTYLAPHPLEIQLRSHA; encoded by the coding sequence ATGAAGATCGCCCAGCCCGGTGCCAGGCCGGCCAAGGACGAGACCATGCGCATCGGCGTCAGTGCCTGTCTTGTGGGCAACCCCGTGCGCTACGACGGTGGCCACCGGCTGGCCTCCTTTGTGGCCGAGACCCTGAGCCGCCATTGCACCGTGGTGCCGGTCTGCCCGGAAGTCGAGTGCGGCCTGCCGGTGCCCCGGGAGACCATGCACCTGGTAGGCGACCCGGCCGCGCCGCGTCTCGTCACGACCGGCACCGGCATCGATCATACGGAGCGCCTGCTGGGCTGGGCCCGGCAGCGGCTGCCGGAGCTGGCGGCGGACGACCTGTCCGGCTTCATCTTCAAGAGCCGGTCGCCCTCCTGCGGCGTGCAGCGGGTCAAGGTTCTGACCGGCGCGGCCGGCTTTCGCCGTGTTGGGGTCGGCCTTTTCGCCCGCCAGCTCATGGCGCACTCCCCCCTGGTGCCGGTGGAGGAGGACGACCGGCTCTCCGACGAGGCCGTCCGGGAGAATTTCATCGAGCGGATCTTCGCCGGCCAGCGCTGGCGGGCCTGCCGCCAGAAGGCCATGCACCGGGACGGCCTGGCGGCCTTCCACGCCAGCCACCAGCTCCAGATCATGGCCCACAGCGAACAGCATTGCCGAGCCCTGGGCCGGCTGGTGGCCACCGCCGGGGAGCTGCCGGTGGTCGAGCTTTTTGCCCGTTACCAGGCCCTCCTCTGCCAAGCCCTGGCCCGCCTGGCCACACGGAAGAAGAACGCCAAGGTCCTCCAGCAGATGGCCGGCTCGCTCAGGAGGATGCTCACCGCCGGCGAGAAGGCGGAGCTGCGCACCAGCATCGACCGCTACCGCGCCGGAACCCTCCCCCTGGCGGTGCCGATCACCCTGGTGGGCAGCCTCGTCCGCCAGCACGGCGTCGCCGCCCTGGCTGGCCAGACCTATCTGGCGCCCCACCCGCTGGAGATCCAGCTCCGCAGCCATGCGTGA
- a CDS encoding (deoxy)nucleoside triphosphate pyrophosphohydrolase, translating to MREDGPAIPPAGPATATLPLICVTAAVIEEAGRILIAQRPAGDRLAGLWEFPGGKIEAGEEPAACLVRELYEELGVEVAVEECLLVHRHRYEHAVIELASYRVRHLAGTFQPHAHAALAWVRPQEMGRYPFAPADLPTVALVQAAFSGRVCSGEAGRT from the coding sequence ATGCGTGAGGACGGACCCGCCATCCCCCCGGCTGGGCCGGCAACGGCCACCCTGCCACTTATTTGCGTCACCGCCGCGGTCATCGAAGAAGCCGGTCGGATCCTCATCGCCCAGCGGCCGGCCGGCGACCGGCTGGCCGGGCTCTGGGAGTTTCCGGGTGGCAAGATCGAGGCGGGCGAGGAGCCGGCAGCCTGCCTGGTCCGGGAGCTTTACGAGGAGCTGGGGGTGGAGGTGGCGGTGGAGGAGTGCCTGCTCGTGCACCGGCACCGCTACGAGCACGCGGTGATCGAGCTGGCCAGCTACCGGGTCCGGCACCTGGCCGGCACCTTTCAGCCCCACGCCCACGCCGCCCTGGCCTGGGTGCGGCCCCAGGAAATGGGTCGCTACCCTTTCGCCCCCGCCGACTTGCCGACCGTGGCGCTGGTGCAGGCGGCCTTCTCCGGCAGGGTATGCTCCGGAGAAGCCGGCAGAACGTGA